The genome window cagtatctaggccaatccgtacctaacaaccgaaggtcgattttgtggtgctcgTCAAACTCCTCAGGGTCCGTAGggatcggttgtctacatcaaACGTCGTGGGACTCATGCATGCGGTGGGGCTTcacggttgcatagttgatcaacaccactttcacgtgccagcgttcggattttgtaaaaactcttccggaTTCTTGCCGGACCGCGGAttctcgtatggtgtccattgaaactacatgaacatgatagaaatattacatatatacataatactaaatactaaatatcaatccactagcgaatggatggaaatatctatttgcaataatacttactttaaATCCGTtgctccaatagaagccgtatatcttcaagttcgaTCGGTAATCACGATAACttccggatggttccacctaattaaataaattttagcatacttttattcttacaaaatctacataacaatttcaaaatgtaatataaaatttacctcgttacgagtgggaatgtatatgggtggttcactcgaggacgtagaaatggaaagcgaaaccgtgcctaTGATTGCGTGAGTGACAGACAACCTCGattttgctctcctcggtttggtcgcccgcacatctcccgatataatgttgccaagacggcggaccccaactaaattcaccgtgctctaaaatcaacgagttttagcaccaccttagatgtacacggctccgtgGCGTGTGGCCATGAGAtagcctccaattatttgaagaatgtatgctcgagcatatcggattctttcaatttcggttgaattttgattcgcatcgggaaggtggcacgtaaccagcccatctccacCTTACCTCCATTCATTTTATCCGGAAcggcgcccaaaagctcgtagcacaccgcctcccaattgctagattgggcagacccgatCCTTGGTGCCCAGATCCCACCAAGCAATCCCAAatgcagatggacatcttctagagtgatagtgcactctccacatggaagatgaaatgtgtgtgtctcaggtctccacctctcgatcaacgcactgatcaatttcggctccaacttgcatcccgGCCTACcatcgccacgtgccaaaatccCGCTTCCCGCaagtagttctctactaacggtgatggaggagcatgcatattccgaatattgcatgtcaatacccgatcttcagccttttataacaaaaaataaattaataaatatctaaaaatacataaataaaaatatcttaaataaaatttaaaatttaaatttaatacttaccatgttcatttgctccaccgatatgtgattcctatcaagacgaatcaatgatccgcccattgtgaaaatattaaaattttaaaattattttaaaaaaataaaaattttaaaattttcttaaaaaatgaaatttaatgggaaaaaatttaatatggatttggagatttttgaaggaaattgagaggattttggaaggaatttgagagtttgagagaattttggaagaaaattgagagaattcTTGAaggaattgagagaattttgaaggaaattgatattgaatttgtttgtgaaaataaaagggagggtgggggtttatatagtaaaaaaattttaccgttaggggcaacggtcaattttttgaccgttgAGCACCTTTTCACGCAGCAACCACATCGCGTCACGTAAGCGCGACTGCGACGTGGAGGAAATCGCTTCCTCAGGACGCGATTTCCCTCCACGTCGgcagtcgctaccgacgtgacgcGATGTCTATCACGTCTCGACATCGCTggcgtggacgcgatttcgggaaaatggcccattcggtaaataattaaaaaaccggcccatttcggtaattttttttaaaaagtggctttttttggtaaattagcctaatttttttgttgaaaagaaaatcaaaatgaaataatgaatACTTGAGTCTTGATAGGGTTTTCTTTCTTAGAACGTgtcttttctaaaagaaaatattttaatattatagaaTTAtcgtttatattttgatttattatttttgaaagtaatttagtaaattaattcaTGACATCATATATTTCTGataattactcaatttcttgTAAATTACCAAACTGCAAAGAAATCATGGAAATAAGAGAGGCTTCTATTACTAAACAAACACTATGTACCCTCTGGCCTCTGCTAAATGAAGAAgctatgtatttttttttttactgcattttatttagttttttttttcttccaaacaAGTTCCTGTAGCATATTACAAgagaaaaagattcaaaatgcGCCAAACTTGCGATTACAATCCGCATTAGCCCATCCTATCATCTGATTCTCGTTGTCGTATATCACCAGTTTGCCTTGCAATGAAATATCTGCACGGCACAAACAACACAATGTTCATATATTCCAAGtaacatgaatatatatacgCATACACGCTCTTATTACCTCCAATCACATTGGTAGTTCCTAGTCCGGCTTCAGCGCCATTCAGAATTCCAAGGCAAACATTTCCTTGTTCCTGAGAAGCATGAACTTGTTAAATTGGATTCTATGGATTTATTATCTTACTTCCGGTAAGTTTGACTGTTTGCTGGGGGTTTTTCAGGTACTTACagtgacaatgagataattttCAGGTGGTAGCTGTAGCTGAACGTTACTTGAGCCTGTAAAACTCAATGCAAAGGTGCTGAAATAGTTCCGAGCATCTCGCATGGATTTGAAAGGCTTAGTGCCTTTCCAGCAGATCGGTAGAGCTTTATCTTTCACATCATGTAGTTGCTTTCCACTGAGATCTTTCCTTATCTGAAAAATGAAGCGAGCAATCAAATTCCCTTAATGTGTTTGCATTCATAAGGTTTTATGCATTGATGTTTGTTGATGTCTCACCAGATTAAGTACGGTttcataaacttttaaattcaaGTAAGTGTAAGTGGAACCAGTATCGAAGATAACGTTAACGCCTTTAATACCAGTAGGCTTCCCACCGAAAAGAAGTTCTGCCGGACCGGATGAATAATGTTTACTGAAatgaaaatcaagaagaaagaaacataTGTTAAGAGGCAATAAGAAAGAACCAGTATATTGATTCATTGTGCTTACTAGAACCAGTATATTGATTCATTGTGCTTACTCAGAGGAACTTTGTAACATCCGTGTCCAAGTCATTCCCGATTTTGGGACGAAATCAGCCCCAAAGAACAAAAACCCTCTATTATCACCGAGGCAATGGCCAAACACATTTTTGGTTACACCCATGCTACTCAATTGTGATGAGATGCTTGCTTTACTTTTGCCAAGCCCGAGGACTCCGGCAGTAGGAGTTGGAGGGTGAAGACCACGGTTTTGAAGACGATGTCCACACCTATGGATGAGGGGAAAAAAACACAGATGGTTGAAATCACTTCCAGAATTCATAAATGAGAGGAAGAGTTCGAAATAACTACCCGAAGGCCAAATGAGGTTTAGAAAGGGTGCCATTGACAAGTCGTAGGGGAAAGGTGTCTGAGACAATGAAACCAAGAACTGAACCATGATCAGCATATTGAACTTGAAAGCAACATTTTTCATTAGGGTTCTTGCATTGAGGTGGATTGGGAGAGTTAACTGCAACACATATGGGGTCCTTGCAGTCCACAAAGTTTTTCTTAGACGGATTGTAAAGTTGATCACGAGGCTGCAAATCAAGAAGATCAAAGGCATTAATCATCATAAGAACCTAGCAGTGCATATCATTATATTTTGAGTGAGAAATTTTACCAAGGTGCAACCAGTACAAGGAGCATCACATTGGACCCAAGTGAGGTCACTGCCAGTATCAATATCAAGTTGAAATGGCTTAGGTGGGTTGCCTATACCAATTGTCACAGAATAATACCTGATGATTGATAGAAACACAAATTCCATGAAGCTCAGTAATGTTGTACTCTATAAAAAGAGCAAATTCAAGCCCAAATTATGATGaacaatcaaatttcaaaacaattaGAAATCCAAGAAAGCTATCAACTTATAATGGGGAATTGGTGATTTGGCCAAAGAATTCAACTTGGAAAAACAAAGGATCCAAAATGacaaatatttaaacaaaagtAACCAACATATTTATCAGATGATCAAATTCAGAACAAAAGCAGCATATTGATGAaaccaacaaaataaataaacttggAAAGATCCAAGAAACTAGAGAAAACCAACATTTCAAGAGaacaaaaaatttacaataattaaaaaaagaaagcagTACCCAAGAGGATAGACATTGCCAGAAACAGGAAGAAAAACAGAGGAGCGAACACCGGCCCTAGGATGGATTGAGGTAGGCTTCCTAGGAGGTTGACCTTGACCGATTGCTGCAAGACAGCCGTGAAGAGATGCAGAAAGAACCTGAAAGAACAACACCATGATCATCAATGACACTCTTCTTCTCTCTTTCATTTTCTGATCAGCCATTTCAGCTATAGAAtcgaaaaaaaaagcaaaaaataaaagaaaaggaagaatgGAATTTTGGGAATCAGAGACGAAAAGGGTACTTAAAAAACCATTGAAAAGTCTGGAAGAACTTGGCCAGGAAGGTGTGAAAGATGACTGCTTGGGCTCCTTTGACTTTTTACGCGCgctcttttcaatttcttttgtttttttgaaataaaaaattattaatattgtaagAAAATGGAAGATGAGAGAGGATTTAGAAAGGGGAATGGAATCTTTAGGGATTGGTAGCttcaaatcaattcaactaCTATGCCTTACGCGTTTCTCCACGCGGAAAGCTTAAGATGAaaaaattaagggattttgTAACTGGAAAATTTTTATTCCTACAGTggtgagaaaataaaataaaattgatttcaataatagtgtttttattctatttttattaaattggctttaattttatttaattattaattaagtttatattaaattgatatttaaattatacttcATTATCTAAAAGTGTCACTTAAACTATACTCATTATCTAAATTATTCCAAccgtaaaaaaaaatctattagtTAATCATTTTGTCATACgtgacattttaaattaaaactaaaattaaaattaaattataaaaattaattttaattacattaaaacttttaaatttttacgcACTCTCATTCCTCAcattctttcttctcttttaatgTATTCTTTTTAATTGTTAGGTAATTGTTTTTTACAATCCtcttaccaaaattttcttctcaacTTCTTTTTGGTATTTGGATTTCAtgatttatataagttttttattATAGAGGTTGGcacaatattaattattttatgtaaagtatgtaaaaataataaaggaaattattttaagaaaaacaatacATAGGTTTTGATCGGGAtgagaaatgaattaaaatcgagatttaaaaacaaaaaagaaaccgAGATgagaaatgatttaaaaataaaaaagaaactcGTAAGATCTAGGTTTTGTCACCAAAAACTaggttttgatgaatttttattggTTCTTAAATTTTCTATCACGAAGTTCTTaggtgaaaaaaaagaaaaagaatgtgtttataagttttttttttaaagcttaaggaaatattattgaaactttttggatttttttagttaaaattgtcACGTGTCACAAGATgattggttaagaaattttttttaatggtttGAGTAATTTGGATAACGGAGTATAGTTTAGGTACACCACCTTGGGCAACAGAAAATAGTTTAGGTATCacttgtgacaaaaaaaaagtttaggtactaaCTAGGGAAAAATGGTATAGTCTAGGTATCACTTATGACCAAAAATGGGGGTaaactagaggtgttcatgggtcgggtgGCCCGGCCCGACAgcccgcccgaaatataggagggttcgagtaaaaatataggcccgaaatatgggtttgggcaaaaaaagaggcccatttagaaaacgggccagACCGGGCTCAGGCTTAAGAATTTTTTCTCGGGCTGGGCCTGGACAacatttcaggcccatatttgggccgggctgggcctgTCCCGGGCCTAGGTcacgggccgaaatttttttctgggcccggcccgactCTGCCCTACCcatagtaattttacattttggtcactcaacttcaaaaagttacaaaatggtcattgaacaattcgaaagttttcatttaagtcattgaactattttgaattttttttatttaaatcactaagcatttaagcttttttttaaagCCTAGCTAGCGAACACCAGGTAAGATTAGACGATCGATACGATAGATCAATACCCATTGACGAGTTTAGAaatataccttagatccaagttgatttGATAGTCAGTGGAGATCGAAGAATTAAACTGTTTGGattttatttcacatatttGTGACGTTTAAagctattttatgaaaaaaacagaattgtagaagagaaggggaaTTAGAACTTTCGATTGGTGTAGGCAATAAGAACAAAGAAGGCCatacaacaacgattttaacAACTCAATTGTTTAAATGTAAACTTTCGAACATTTGAGTGACCATTTTACAGccttttaaagttgagtgaacAACtaataaacttactaatagtttagtaactTTGAGTGTAGTTTATctacaaaaaatttaggtaccaatttgaaaaaaatatagtttaaatatCGAATTATGATTTAAGCAATTATTTAAAgtgaaatgaatttatttttagttagcttttttcttttataatataaacatgaaaattggacaacaaaattttaaaattttaaaatttt of Gossypium raimondii isolate GPD5lz chromosome 3, ASM2569854v1, whole genome shotgun sequence contains these proteins:
- the LOC105797161 gene encoding aspartic proteinase Asp1 isoform X1, which gives rise to MADQKMKERRRVSLMIMVLFFQVLSASLHGCLAAIGQGQPPRKPTSIHPRAGVRSSVFLPVSGNVYPLGYYSVTIGIGNPPKPFQLDIDTGSDLTWVQCDAPCTGCTLPRDQLYNPSKKNFVDCKDPICVAVNSPNPPQCKNPNEKCCFQVQYADHGSVLGFIVSDTFPLRLVNGTLSKPHLAFGCGHRLQNRGLHPPTPTAGVLGLGKSKASISSQLSSMGVTKNVFGHCLGDNRGFLFFGADFVPKSGMTWTRMLQSSSDKHYSSGPAELLFGGKPTGIKGVNVIFDTGSTYTYLNLKVYETVLNLIRKDLSGKQLHDVKDKALPICWKGTKPFKSMRDARNYFSTFALSFTGSSNVQLQLPPENYLIVTEQGNVCLGILNGAEAGLGTTNVIGDISLQGKLVIYDNENQMIGWANADCNRKFGAF
- the LOC105797161 gene encoding aspartic proteinase Asp1 isoform X2, yielding MVLSASLHGCLAAIGQGQPPRKPTSIHPRAGVRSSVFLPVSGNVYPLGYYSVTIGIGNPPKPFQLDIDTGSDLTWVQCDAPCTGCTLPRDQLYNPSKKNFVDCKDPICVAVNSPNPPQCKNPNEKCCFQVQYADHGSVLGFIVSDTFPLRLVNGTLSKPHLAFGCGHRLQNRGLHPPTPTAGVLGLGKSKASISSQLSSMGVTKNVFGHCLGDNRGFLFFGADFVPKSGMTWTRMLQSSSDKHYSSGPAELLFGGKPTGIKGVNVIFDTGSTYTYLNLKVYETVLNLIRKDLSGKQLHDVKDKALPICWKGTKPFKSMRDARNYFSTFALSFTGSSNVQLQLPPENYLIVTEQGNVCLGILNGAEAGLGTTNVIGDISLQGKLVIYDNENQMIGWANADCNRKFGAF